A window of Dorea formicigenerans contains these coding sequences:
- the hydE gene encoding [FeFe] hydrogenase H-cluster radical SAM maturase HydE, whose product MTGPKELIDKLHKNQELSLEEWTELIKNRTPELSEYLFELAREERHKYYGHNVYVRGLIEFTNYCRNDCLYCGIRKSNAAAHRYRLDEDTILRCCQEGYNLGFRTFVLQGGEDGYFTEERIIHIVRRIREHFPQCAITLSIGEWKKDSYQAFFDAGADRYLLRHETYNPEHYAKLHPPILSAAHRQQCLWDLKDIGYQVGTGFMVGAPYQTPEYLAEDMLFLKELNPHMVGIGPFIPHHDTPFADQPAGTLELTLFMLGLIRLMLPKVLLPATTALGTIHPKGRELGILAGANVVMPNLSPTEVRKDYLLYDNKICTGDESAQCRHCLERRMASVGYQVVTSRGDSLNI is encoded by the coding sequence ATGACCGGACCGAAGGAACTTATTGACAAATTACATAAAAATCAGGAGCTTTCACTTGAAGAGTGGACCGAACTGATTAAGAATCGCACGCCGGAACTTTCCGAGTACCTTTTCGAACTTGCCAGAGAAGAACGCCACAAATACTATGGGCATAACGTTTATGTCCGTGGTCTGATCGAGTTTACAAACTATTGTCGAAACGATTGCCTCTATTGTGGTATCCGAAAAAGTAATGCAGCAGCACACCGGTATCGTCTGGACGAGGATACCATTCTTCGCTGCTGCCAGGAAGGCTATAATCTGGGATTTCGCACATTTGTCCTGCAAGGTGGAGAAGATGGATATTTTACAGAAGAGCGGATTATCCACATTGTCAGACGAATCCGAGAACATTTTCCACAATGTGCGATCACTCTTTCCATTGGAGAGTGGAAAAAAGACAGTTATCAGGCATTCTTTGATGCTGGCGCAGACCGTTATCTCTTGCGCCATGAGACTTACAATCCTGAACATTACGCTAAGCTCCACCCGCCAATCTTAAGTGCTGCTCACAGACAGCAGTGTCTCTGGGATTTGAAAGATATCGGATATCAGGTCGGAACCGGATTTATGGTTGGAGCACCTTATCAGACACCAGAATATCTGGCAGAAGATATGTTATTCTTAAAGGAACTTAATCCTCATATGGTAGGAATCGGACCTTTCATTCCGCATCATGATACGCCATTTGCAGACCAGCCTGCCGGTACACTAGAGCTTACGCTCTTTATGCTTGGCCTGATCCGGCTAATGCTGCCGAAGGTCCTGCTTCCGGCTACGACCGCGCTTGGAACCATTCACCCGAAAGGCCGTGAGCTTGGAATCCTTGCAGGTGCAAATGTTGTCATGCCGAACCTGTCACCGACAGAAGTGCGAAAAGATTATCTTCTCTACGATAATAAAATCTGTACCGGTGACGAATCGGCACAATGCCGGCACTGTCTGGAACGCCGCATGGCATCTGTCGGATACCAGGTGGTGACTTCCAGAGGAGACTCACTCAATATTTAA
- the hydF gene encoding [FeFe] hydrogenase H-cluster maturation GTPase HydF, giving the protein MSLNNTPSAERLHIGIFGKRNAGKSSVINALTGQNLAIVSDIKGTTTDPVLKSMELLPLGPVVIIDTPGLDDDADILGKLRIQKAYQMLNKTDIAILVIDGTVGMTEEDKKILTRIQDKNIPYIVVLNKADLAVSKVCPDNQSDSDVCNTLDSIKADIVESCQIPSEHILWVSAQDHSNIQELKELIGKLIPSSDNDRYIVHDLIRPMDLIVLVVPIDSAAPKGRLILPQQQTIRDILESGAVSIVVRETELADTLKKLGRDPDLVITDSQAFKQVSAIVPEHVPLTSFSILFARYKGNLKTVVHGAYTLDKLKKGDKILISEGCTHHRQCGDIGTVKLPNLIRRYTEKDFEFEFTSGTEFPLNLSEYQLIIHCGGCMLNEREMKYRLKCAEDAHIPMTNYGTAIAYMNGILNRSISIFRDTLDLKEI; this is encoded by the coding sequence ATGAGCTTAAATAATACACCGTCCGCCGAGCGGCTTCATATCGGTATCTTTGGAAAACGAAATGCTGGAAAATCCAGCGTTATCAATGCATTGACCGGGCAGAATCTGGCAATTGTGTCTGATATCAAAGGCACAACGACAGATCCTGTCTTAAAATCTATGGAGCTTTTACCTTTGGGTCCAGTCGTCATCATCGATACTCCGGGACTTGATGATGATGCAGATATTTTGGGAAAACTGCGTATTCAGAAAGCCTATCAAATGTTGAATAAAACCGACATCGCAATTCTTGTTATAGACGGAACTGTCGGTATGACTGAAGAAGACAAAAAAATTCTTACCCGCATTCAGGATAAGAATATTCCTTATATTGTTGTATTGAATAAAGCAGATCTGGCTGTCTCCAAAGTCTGTCCGGACAATCAGTCTGATTCTGATGTCTGCAACACTCTGGACTCCATAAAAGCTGATATTGTCGAATCCTGTCAAATTCCTTCTGAACACATTTTGTGGGTCAGTGCACAGGATCACAGCAATATCCAGGAACTGAAGGAATTAATCGGAAAGCTCATTCCTTCTTCTGATAATGACCGATATATCGTACACGACCTAATCCGTCCAATGGACCTGATTGTTCTTGTTGTGCCAATCGATTCTGCTGCACCAAAAGGCAGACTGATTCTTCCACAGCAGCAAACCATCCGTGATATTCTGGAGTCCGGTGCCGTTTCCATTGTTGTAAGAGAAACAGAACTGGCTGATACATTAAAAAAACTCGGTCGCGATCCAGACCTGGTCATTACAGACAGTCAAGCCTTCAAACAAGTATCTGCCATTGTTCCTGAACATGTACCATTAACTTCATTTTCCATACTATTTGCAAGATATAAAGGAAACCTGAAAACAGTAGTGCATGGCGCATATACACTGGACAAATTAAAAAAAGGTGACAAAATTCTGATTAGCGAAGGATGCACACATCACCGCCAATGCGGTGATATCGGAACTGTTAAGCTTCCAAATCTGATTCGCCGATACACCGAAAAAGATTTTGAATTTGAATTTACAAGCGGAACTGAATTTCCACTGAATCTTTCCGAATATCAGCTCATTATCCACTGCGGAGGCTGTATGTTAAACGAACGAGAAATGAAATATCGTCTAAAATGTGCCGAAGATGCACACATTCCTATGACAAACTATGGAACTGCGATTGCTTATATGAACGGAATCTTAAACCGGAGCATCTCTATCTTTCGGGACACGTTGGACTTAAAGGAAATCTAA
- a CDS encoding TIGR00730 family Rossman fold protein translates to MNITVYLGANEGNNPSLKRAVKELGTWIGKSGNALIYGGSKSGLMGALADSVLNAGGNVTGVEPQFFIENEFQHEGITKLIVTKDMSERKNKMIELGNAFIAFPGGTGTLEEITEIMSKVSLKQLNAPCIVYNLNGYYDGLKAMLKHMIDMGLSSEERQKGIYFAESLEQITDILCSLKED, encoded by the coding sequence ATGAATATTACAGTATATCTTGGTGCAAATGAAGGTAACAATCCGTCGTTAAAAAGGGCAGTCAAAGAACTGGGAACCTGGATTGGAAAAAGTGGCAACGCACTTATTTACGGAGGTTCTAAAAGTGGTTTGATGGGAGCATTAGCCGATAGTGTATTGAATGCAGGCGGCAATGTTACGGGTGTTGAGCCACAATTTTTTATTGAAAATGAATTTCAGCACGAAGGAATTACAAAACTGATCGTAACTAAGGATATGTCGGAACGAAAAAACAAAATGATTGAACTTGGCAATGCATTTATTGCATTTCCTGGAGGAACAGGTACTTTGGAAGAAATAACTGAGATTATGTCAAAAGTATCACTGAAGCAGTTAAATGCACCGTGTATTGTATATAATCTTAATGGTTACTATGATGGCTTAAAAGCAATGCTTAAACATATGATTGACATGGGATTGTCATCAGAGGAAAGACAAAAAGGAATATATTTTGCAGAAAGCCTGGAGCAAATAACAGACATTTTATGCTCTTTGAAAGAGGATTAG
- a CDS encoding nitroreductase family protein encodes MIQEIENRRSIRKYKADKINKELIEDIIYSATLAPSAKNRQPWKFIVYQGKEKEKLVDVMRQGINSEKITHALMKEWAFAIPDAENTVRIMEEAPCLIAVLNTNQKTPFEGIENEKRIVEICDSLSIGAAIENMILTATEHGLGTLWIANTCFAYNELVDFIKTDNQLTGIVAVGFANEAPAKRPRKPFTDIVEYR; translated from the coding sequence ATGATTCAGGAAATTGAGAACAGAAGAAGTATAAGAAAATATAAAGCGGATAAAATTAACAAGGAATTAATTGAAGATATAATATATAGTGCGACTCTTGCTCCGTCTGCCAAAAACAGGCAGCCTTGGAAGTTTATTGTATATCAAGGCAAAGAAAAAGAGAAATTGGTTGATGTTATGCGCCAGGGCATAAATTCAGAAAAAATCACGCATGCACTTATGAAAGAATGGGCGTTTGCCATACCAGATGCTGAAAATACTGTCAGAATTATGGAAGAGGCGCCATGTCTTATAGCAGTGCTTAACACAAATCAGAAAACTCCATTTGAAGGTATTGAAAATGAAAAACGCATCGTGGAAATTTGCGATTCACTATCCATAGGCGCCGCTATTGAAAACATGATATTGACAGCAACAGAACATGGATTAGGTACATTATGGATTGCAAATACGTGTTTTGCGTATAATGAACTTGTAGATTTTATCAAAACAGACAACCAGTTAACCGGAATTGTTGCTGTTGGATTTGCAAATGAAGCTCCAGCTAAAAGACCACGGAAGCCATTCACAGATATTGTTGAATACCGATAA